The following proteins come from a genomic window of Sardina pilchardus chromosome 1, fSarPil1.1, whole genome shotgun sequence:
- the LOC134081960 gene encoding NACHT, LRR and PYD domains-containing protein 3-like has protein sequence MGAQHANNRPPSRTTTCVSMKSAESMGRPIAFTGGHSSTDQMRDANSNRSPSPTTTCVSMMRDWPMARPMTFKIGDSSTGKMGGTSSNQRPLSPAPTRVSMKSDDSMGPPVDFKGGDPSTEQMRDTSSNRSPSTTKSMTRPMTFKSGDSSTGKYQQIHKSHLQKMFQCLIEGITQHGDTRLLHEIYTDLYITEGGGGEVNDEHEVRQIERATWREAARGTPIKCSDIFKPLSRQVEPIRTVLTKGVAGIGKTVSVQKFIVDWAGGTANQDIHFIFPLPFRELNLMMEEKISLVGLIQHFFPECNGPRVFTSSEHRVMFIFDGLDECRLPLDFHSHPECCDVTEPASVDVLLTNLIKGNLLPSALLWITTRPAAANRIPRKCVDQVTEIRGFNDPQKDEYFRKRISDENLASKTITHLKSSRSLYIMCHIPVFCWISATVVEISGIREVLEESERVEMPRTLTQWYTHFLVIQTNMKKFTDRKERDEDVIFKLGKLAFQQLEKGNLIFYEEDLRECGIDVTEASVYSGVCTQIFREEAGLYQGKVFSFVHLSIQEFLAALYVFLCFSNRQRNMADQQQSSQLSALFTAATLHDLHKTAVDLALQSKNGHLDLFLRFLLGLSLESNQNLLKHLLLKGCSQSDSSAQTVQCVKQKIRDQSSSARRINLFYCLNELNHHAVVETIDKSSGILYVDTLLPGEWKTGRFEIKMSEEQLDEFDLQKYLKTPEKDQTEILSPDDVLQKLMPVVTTSESAQLRDCNLTEKSCSYLASALTSHSSSLRLLDLSGNDLLNSGVELLCAALCYQHCIVEELQLNSCNLTEKSCSYLASALTSHSSSLRLLDLSGNDLLDSGVELLCAGLCHQYCKLEELQLIVCNLTEKSCSYLASALTSDFSSLRLLDLSGNELLDSGVELLDSALCHQNCKLEKLKLNGCRLTENSCSYLDSALTAPSSSLRLLDLKGNELLDSGVELLCSALCQQNCKLEELWLIGCNLTERSCSCLASALTAPSSSLRVLDLRYNDLSESAVEPLSALLNDTDSKLEDVEWY, from the exons ATGGGGGCCCAACATGCTAACAACAGGCCTCCCTCCCGCACAACcacctgtgtgtccatgaagagtgctGAGTCTATGGGTCGACCAATCGCCTTTACAGGAGGACACTCTTCTACTGACCA GATGAGGGATGCAAATTCTAACAGGTCACCCTCCCCTACGACCAcatgtgtgtccatgatgaGAGATTGGCCCATGGCTCGACCAATGACCTTCAAAATTGGAGACTCTTCTACTGGAAA gATGGGGGGCACCAGCTCTAACCAGAGGCCTCTGTCCCCTGCACCCACccgtgtgtccatgaagagtgatgatTCTATGGGTCCACCGGTCGACTTTAAAGGAGGAGACCCTTCTACTGAGCA GATGAGAGACACAAGTTCTAACAGGTCACCCTCAACTACTAAGTCCATGACTCGACCAATGACCTTTAAAAGTGGAGACTCTTCTACTGGAAA ATATCAGCAGATCCACAAATCCCACCTGCAGAAGATGTTTCAGTGTCTGATTGAGGGAATCACACAGCATGGAGACACCAGACTCCTCCATGAGATCTACACAgacctctacatcacagaggggggaggaggagaggtcaatgatgaacatgaggtcagacagatagagagggcaaCCTGGAGAGAAGCAGCACGAGGCACACCCATCAAATGCAGTGACATCTTTAAACCCTTATCCAGACAAGTCGAACCCATCAGAACAGTGCTGACAAAGGGAgtggctggcattggaaaaactgtATCAGTGCAGAAGTTTATTGTAGACTGGGCCGGAGGAACAGCCAATCAGGATATCCACttcatatttcctcttcctttccggGAGCTGAACCTCATGATGGAGGAAAAAATAAGTCTGGTTGGTCTTATTCAGCATTTTTTTCCAGAGTGCAATGGTCCAAGAGTCTTCACCAGTTCAGAGCACAGAgtcatgttcatctttgatggtctggatgagtgtcGACTTCCACTAGATTTCCACTCACACCCAGAGTGTTGTGATGTGACAGAGCCAGCCTCAGTGGACGTGCTGCTGACAAACCTCATCAAAGGTAATCTACttccttctgctctcctctggatcaccacccgaccagcagcagccaatcggATCCCTCGTAAGTGTGTGGACCAGGTGACAGAAATTAGgggattcaatgacccacagaaagatgagtacttcaggaagagaatcagtgATGAGAACCTTGCTAGCAAAAccatcacacacctgaagtcatccaggagcctctacatcatgtgccacattccgGTCTTCTGCTGGATTTCAGCCACTGTGGTAGAGATCAGCGGCATCAGAGAGGTATTAGAGGAATCAGAGAGAGTAGAAATGCCAAGGACTCTGACTCAATGGTACACGCACTTCCTGGTCAtccaaacaaacatgaaaaagttcacagacagaaaagaaagagatgaagacgTGATTTTCAAACTGGGGAAACTGGCCTTCCAACAGCTGGAGAAGGGCAATCTGATcttctatgaggaagacctgagagagtgtggcattgatgtcacagAAGCATCGGTGTACTCGGGAGTGTGtactcagatcttcagagaggaggctgggctgtaccaggggaaggtgttcagctttgtgcatctgagtatccaggagtttcttgcagctctgtatgtgtttctctgcttcagcaacagacagagaaacatggCTGACCAACAGCAAAGctctcagctctctgctctgttcacaGCTGCAACACTTCATGATCTACACAAGACTGCAGTGGACCTGGCCTTACAGAGTAAGAATGGACACctggaccttttcctccgcttccttCTGGGCCTCTCACTGGAGTCCAATCAGAATCTCTTAAAGCACCTACTCTTAAAGGGCTGTAGCCAATCAGATAGCTCAGCGCAAACAGTCCAGTGTGTCAAACAGAAGATCAGAGATCAGAGTAGCTCAGCCAGAAGGATCAACCTGTTCTActgtctgaatgagctgaaCCACCATGCTGTAGTGGAGACCATTGACAAGAGCTCAGGAATTCTGTATGTAGACACACTGTTACCAGGAGAGTGGAAGACTGGGAGATTTGAGATTAAGATGTCAGAAGAACAGCTAGATGAGTTTGACCTGCAGAAGTACTTAAAGACACCAGAAAAAGATCAGACTGAAATATTAAGTCCAGATGATGTTCTTCAGAAGCTGATGCCAGTGGTTACAACATCAGAATCAGCTCA GCTGAGGGACTGCAATctgacagagaagagctgttcctatctggcctctgccctgACATCACACTCCTCAAGTCTCAGACTGCTGGACCTGAGTGGCAATGACCTGCTgaactcaggagtggaacttttatgtgcTGCTCTTTGCTATCAACACTGCATAGTTGAGGAACTTCA GCTGAATAGCTGTAATCTGACGGagaagagctgttcctatctggcctctgctctgaCCTCACACTCCTCAAGTCTCAGACTGCTGGACCTGAGTGGGAATGacctgctggactcaggagtggaacttttatgtgcTGGTCTTTGTCATCAATATTGCAAACTCGAGGAACTTCA GCTGATTGTCTGTAATctgacagagaagagctgttcctatctggcctctgccctgACCTCAGACTTCTCAAGTCTCAGACTGCTGGACCTGAGTGGCAAtgagctgctggactcaggagtggaactattagattctgctctttgtcatcaaAACTGCAAGCTGGAGAAATTAAA GCTGAATGGCTGTAGGCTGACAGAGAacagctgttcctatctggactCTGCTCTGACCGCACCCTCCTCAAGTCTCAGACTGCTCGACCTGAAGGGCAAtgagctgctggactcaggagtggaacttttatgttctgcactTTGTCAGcagaactgcaaactggaggaactatg GCTGATTGGCTGTAATCTGACGGAGAGGAGCTGTTCCTGTCTGGCCTCTGCCCTGACCGCACCCTCCTCAAGTCTCCGAGTGCTGGACCTGAGATACAATGACCTGAGTGAATCAGCTGTAGAGCCGCTCTCTGCTCTACTGAACGACACGGATTCTAAACTGGAGGATGTAGA ATGGTATTAG